Proteins encoded in a region of the Globicephala melas chromosome 1, mGloMel1.2, whole genome shotgun sequence genome:
- the LOC132598283 gene encoding uncharacterized protein, producing MCVWVQAGERAASTVRPKQELSLRLRPAIPRFPGDLETPNRRYSPPTAAHPFPPPLPQHAAPPCVMMQNRGEGGRWEGWGEPESERGWEGVGGGGEGAERAFKAIAILALSPVLGCWRTRAASRRARARARRAGRGTQERTAPQAGRRRGTPHPRRLPFPGRPYPPRPQETLGFPGGAHPKGPGLRRARHRPLECRRHHRSRGSSMVQLGKLLRALTLMKFPCCVLEVLLCVLAAAARGQEMYAPHSIRIEGDVTLGGLFPVHAKGPSGVPCGDIKRENGIHRLEAMLYALDQINSDPNPLPNVTLGARILDTCSRDTYALEQSLTFVQALIQKDTSEVRCTNGEPPVFVKPEKVVGVIGASGSSVSIMVANILRLFQVDGRYGIRKRM from the exons ATGTGCGTGTGGGTGCAGGCGGGCGAGCGAGCGGCTTCTACAGTGAGACCGAAGCAGGAGCTCAGCCTTCGCCTGCGACCTGCAATCCCCAGATTCCCTGGGGACCTCGAAACTCCCAATCGGAGGTACTCCCCCCCCACAGCCGCCCACCCATTCCCTCCCCCCTTACCTCAGCACGCAGCCCCTCCCTGCGTGATGATGCAAAACCGTGGGGAGGGTGGGcgctgggaagggtggggagagcctgagagcgagcgagggtgggagggagtgggcggaggaggagagggagccgAACGCGCATTTAAAGCGATAGCCATCCTCGCTCTCTCCCCAGTGCTGGGCTGTTGGAGAACTCGAGCTGCAAGCCGCCGAGCGCGAGCTCGAGCGCGGCGCGCTGGCCGGGGAACCCAAGAGCGCACTGCGCCCCAAGCTGGCAGGCGCCGCGGGACCCCCCACCCTCGCCGGCTGCCCTTCCCCGGGCGCCCCTACCCTCCTCGCCCGCAGGAGACCCTGGGCTTTCCCGGAGGAGCTCACCCCAAGGGGCCAGGACTCCGGCGAGCCCGCCACCGTCCCCTCGAGTGCCGCCGCCACCACCGCAGCCGCGGGAGCAGCATGGTCCAGCTGGGGAAGCTGCTCCGCGCCCTGACTTTGATGAAGTTTCCCTGCTGCGTGCTGGAGGTGCTCCTGTGCgtgctggcggcggcggcgcgcggccAGGAGATGTACGCCCCGCACTCCATTCGGATCGAGGGGGACGTCACCCTCGGGGGGCTGTTCCCGGTGCACGCGAAGGGTCCCAGCGGAGTGCCCTGCGGCGACATCAAGAGGGAGAACGGGATCCACAGGCTGGAAGCGATGCTCTACGCCCTGGACCAGATCAACAGCGATCCCAACCCGCTGCCCAACGTGACGCTGGGAGCGCGGATCCTGGACACTTGTTCCAGGGACACTTATGCGCTCGAACAGTCGCTCACTTTCGTCCAGGCGCTCATCCAGAAGGACACCTCCGAAGTGCGCTGCACCAACGGCGAGCCTCCGGTTTTCGTCAAGCCCGAGAAAGTAGTTGGAGTGATTGGGGCTTCGGGGAGTTCGGTCTCCATCATGGTAGCCAACATCCTGAGGCTTTTCCAG GTTGATGGGCGCTACGGGATAAGGAAAAGGATGTGA